A genomic window from Quercus lobata isolate SW786 chromosome 10, ValleyOak3.0 Primary Assembly, whole genome shotgun sequence includes:
- the LOC115965250 gene encoding uncharacterized protein LOC115965250: MKLVHGTKCLKTKQNGAAYMNVMLYHCSEVSHQEPLHCEWYEKEFPKITELSHLLRNVDWLDGRVVHVRDNSIVLDGEIEHKMQTFESLARVFIGSPSIQQKIQKNVMALSLVASNNCTPFVCFSEPSEREPMIVNSLTKVCNFLNISAQQRKVVRYTICPQVTQMRI, from the exons ATG AAGCTTGTCCATGGTACAAAGTGTTTAAAAACTAAGCAAAATGGAGCTGCTTATATGAATGTTATGCTATATCACTGTTCAGAAGTATCCCATCAAGAGCCTTTACATTGTGAATGGTATGAGAAGGAGTTTCCAAAGATAACAGAATTGAGCCACTTGTTGAGAAATGTGGATTGGCTTGATGGGAGGGTAGTTCATGTCAGGGACAATTCAATTGTCTTAGATGGTGAAATTGAACACAAAATGCAAACTTTCGAGTCCCTGGCCAGGGTCTTTATTGGGTCTCCATCAATTCAGCAAAAGATTCAGAAAAATGTGATGGCCTTATCATTGGTGGCAAGTAACAACTGCACCCCATTTGTTTGTTTCAGTGAACCTAGTGAAAGAGAGCCTATGATTGTGAATTCACTCACTAAAGTGTGCAACTTCCTGAACATTTCTGCACAACAAAGGAAGGTGGTTCGGTACACAATATGCCCACAGGTCACGCAAATGAGGATATGA